In the Sus scrofa isolate TJ Tabasco breed Duroc chromosome 6, Sscrofa11.1, whole genome shotgun sequence genome, one interval contains:
- the FFAR2-L gene encoding free fatty acid receptor 2-like isoform X1 produces the protein MAPSPRSLGLLFIYVLSFLFGLPANLLALRAFVGRVRQPHPAPIHILLLSLTLADLLLLLLLPFKVIEAAYDFRWPLGDTLCALTGYGFYSGIYCSTWLLAGISIERYRSVAFPVQYKLSRRPLYGVIVALVSWIMSFGHCSIVIIVQYLPTNTSTGNAEGLISCYDNFTKEQLDVVLPVRLELCLVLFFIPMVVTIFCYWRFVWIILSQPHVESRKRWRAVGLVVVTLFNFLVCFGPYNVSHVVGYFQKTSESWRACAVMLSTLNACIDPLIFYFSSSAVRKAFDKKLRKLRSWGASLLGFWRRRAGKPAAERGHGSLGTANGSFTGD, from the coding sequence ATGGCCCCAAGTCCCCGAAGCCTGGGACTTCTCTTCATCTACGTTCTATCTTTTCTCTTCGGTCTCCCGGCCAACCTCCTGGCCCTGCGGGCCTTCGTGGGGCGCGTCCGCCAGCCCCACCCTGCACCCATCCACATCCTCCTGCTCAGCCTGACGCTGGcagacctgctgctgctgctgctgctgcccttcAAGGTGATTGAGGCTGCATATGATTTCCGCTGGCCCTTGGGGGACACACTCTGTGCCCTCACTGGCTATGGCTTCTACAGTGGCATCTACTGCAGCACGTGGCTCCTGGCGGGCATCAGCATCGAGCGCTACCGCAGTGTGGCTTTCCCCGTGCAGTACAAGCTGTCCCGCCGGCCCTTGTACGGAGTGATTGTCGCTCTGGTCTCCTGGATCATGTCCTTTGGTCACTGCAGCATTGTGATCATTGTCCAATACTTACCAACCAACACGTCAACGGGCAATGCGGAGGGCCTCATTTCCTGCTATGACAACTTCACCAAAGAGCAGCTGGACGTGGTGCTTCCCGTGCGGCTGGAGCTGTGCCTCGTCCTCTTCTTCATCCCCATGGTGGTCACCATCTTCTGCTACTGGCGTTTCGTGTGGATcatcctctcccagccccacGTGGAGAGCCGGAAGCGCTGGAGAGCCGTGGGGCTGGTGGTCGTGACCCTATTCAATTTCCTGGTCTGTTTTGGGCCGTACAACGTGTCTCACGTGGTGGGGTATTTCCAGAAGACAAGCGAAAGCTGGCGGGCCTGTGCGGTGATGCTCAGCACTCTCAATGCTTGCATCGACcctttgattttctatttctcctcctCAGCTGTGCGCAAAGCCTTTGATAAAAAGCTGCGGAAGCTGCGGAGCTGGGGTGCCTCACTGTTGGGGTTCTGGAGGAGAAGAGCTGGAAAGCCGGCTGCAGAGAGAGGACATGGGAGCTTAGGTACGGCCAATGGCAGCTTCACAGGAGACTAG